One window of the Camelina sativa cultivar DH55 chromosome 1, Cs, whole genome shotgun sequence genome contains the following:
- the LOC104753239 gene encoding exocyst complex component EXO70B1: MMRKPMINICCVAVTPSNQQPPLTLTPRQSLESAAIYGVIESAADIIERWNTETSSFAKVTSMFYEDKSEAMTFIERVKDLQKTMDVLVCEDPNSERLMRAHKLMQIAMKRLQKEFYQILSMNRAYLDPESVSTRSSLTSARSSYSDFPEDVEDSHNGGEIIVELEEVSINVMTDLKSIAECMIGSGYAKECISIYKTIRRSIIDEGIYRLEVEKTSTGKVKKMSWEVMELKIRSWLKAVSVSMETLFRGEKILCDHVFESSDAIRESCFSDISRDGALLLFGFPEVIATKTSKKNSPPEKIFRLLDMYTSIAGNWQAIESIFSFDSISVVRSQALKSLISLGESVRSLLADFESGIQKDSSKVVVPGGGVHPLTISVMDHLTLLADYSNVLVDILAGSPPPDRSLLPETYFNVSETDDSPSSELALRFAWLILVLLCKIDHKSNHYKDFSVQYLFLTNNLQHVVSRARSSNLRQLLGEDWITRHFAKMRQFAGSYKRLAWGPVLASLPENRTVEMTPEEVKDMFEKFSESFKDAYVRHSVCVVADPKLRDEIKVSIARKLVPIYREFYNTRSSVVLAGAAAGGGNENGKRNLSSVVRFTPEDIENYLSDLFLEKGSSGNSSTSSPSSCRSRPSLS; encoded by the coding sequence ATGATGAGGAAACCGATGATAAACATCTGCTGCGTCGCCGTAACGCCCTCTAATCAACAGCCTCCTCTTACGTTAACGCCACGCCAGAGTTTAGAATCGGCGGCGATCTATGGAGTCATCGAGTCTGCCGCCGACATAATCGAGAGATGGAACACTGAGACTTCCTCTTTCGCTAAAGTCACTTCTATGTTCTACGAGGACAAATCAGAAGCCATGACGTTCATCGAACGAGTCAAAGATCTTCAGAAGACGATGGATGTACTGGTGTGTGAGGATCCGAACTCGGAGAGACTCATGAGAGCTCACAAACTCATGCAGATCGCTATGAAGAGGTTACAAAAGGAGTTTTACCAGATTCTTTCGATGAACCGTGCTTATCTTGATCCAGAGTCTGTCTCTACTCGCTCTTCACTTACCTCAGCGAGATCTAGCTACTCTGATTTCCCCGAAGACGTCGAGGATTCACACAACGGAGGTGAGATCATCGTAGAGCTGGAGGAGGTTTCTATCAACGTCATGACGGATTTAAAATCCATAGCTGAGTGCATGATTGGTTCTGGTTACGCTAAGGAGTGTATAAGCATATATAAAACCATTCGTAGATCGATCATCGACGAAGGGATCTATCGTTTAGAAGTTGAGAAGACGAGTACGgggaaagtgaagaagatgtCATGGGAGGTTATGGAGTTGAAGATCAGAAGTTGGTTGAAAGCAGTGAGTGTTTCTATGGAGACTTTGTTCAGAGGCGAGAAGATTCTATGTGATCATGTCTTCGAATCCTCTGATGCAATCAGAGAGTCTTGCTTCAGTGACATCTCACGCGACGGAGCGCTTCTTCTCTTTGGATTCCCGGAGGTCATCGCTACCAAAACCAGCAAGAAAAACTCGCCGCCGGAGAAGATTTTCCGGTTGCTTGACATGTACACTTCCATCGCCGGAAACTGGCAAGCGATCGAGTCGATCTTCTCGTTCGACTCTATCTCCGTCGTCAGATCTCAAGCTCTCAAGTCTTTAATCTCTCTCGGCGAATCTGTTCGGTCGCTACTGGCGGATTTCGAATCCGGGATCCAGAAAGACTCGTCGAAAGTGGTGGTTCCCGGCGGAGGAGTGCATCCTCTGACGATCTCCGTCATGGATCACCTCACTCTTCTAGCTGACTACAGCAACGTCCTCGTCGATATCCTCGCTGGATCTCCACCACCGGACAGATCATTGTTACCGGAAACTTACTTCAACGTCTCCGAAACCGACGACTCGCCGTCGTCGGAGCTGGCTCTCAGATTCGCTTGGCTCATCCTCGTCCTCCTCTGCAAGATCGATCATAAATCGAATCATTACAAAGATTTCTCCGTACAGTATCTCTTCCTCACCAACAACCTCCAGCACGTGGTCTCACGTGCGCGTTCCTCGAACCTGAGGCAACTCCTCGGCGAGGACTGGATCACGAGGCACTTCGCTAAGATGAGGCAGTTCGCCGGTAGCTATAAGCGGCTTGCGTGGGGACCAGTGTTGGCTTCGTTGCCTGAGAACCGTACGGTGGAGATGACGCCCGAGGAAGTTAAGGATATGTTTGAAAAGTTCAGCGAGAGCTTCAAAGACGCGTACGTTAGACACAGTGTCTGCGTCGTAGCTGATCCGAAGCTACGAGACGAGATAAAAGTGTCGATAGCGAGGAAGCTGGTCCCCATATATCGCGAGTTTTACAACACGAGAAGCTCTGTCGTCTTGGCGGGAGCAGCAGCCGGTGGAGGGAACGAGAACGGGAAGAGAAATTTGAGCTCAGTTGTCCGATTTACCCCTGAAGATATCGAAAACTATTTGTCTGATTTGTTCTTAGAGAAGGGTAGTTCGGGGAATTCATCTACATCTTCACCTTCATCTTGTCGGTCACGGCCATCATTATCCTaa
- the LOC104704003 gene encoding exocyst complex component EXO70B1-like, protein MRSKSGFSFFSKITSSRKRPSFSAPSKSYDLSGIDKTIDNAAEIIEKWNTEYVSSNNFYSLFCESKREAKKFVRRVKELQNAMDLLIREDPSSDHLLRAQRLMQIAMKRLQKEFLQILSMNRAHLDPESISTRSPTSVVSNDEDAWHEYRSVGDSIMEVEEVSKNSRTELKSIAECMISTGYAKECANTYKSIRKSIVDESIYRLGVEKLSSSKAKKMPYEVVELKTKRWIEAVKVSMKTLFISEKTLCDEVFESSASLRESCFRDISKEGALLLFGFPETVAVRDKKNPHMKKIFPLLDMYCMITEKLLAIEAIFSFPSISAVRTQAHSSLTRLSESILSNLAEFESDIRKDTSKTMVRGGGVHPMTISVMDHISRLSEYSSSLMDILNGSPSSSPDKSLLPKSYFNVMESEGSPSSELKVRFAWLILVLLCKIDGKAEMYKEFSMQYLFLTNNLQYVVSRARSTNLKQLLGDDWITRHFEKVKQFARSYERLAWDPLVSMCPTISTCEAVGMSQEEAKMQSEKFNESFEKTCEAQSECVIPDRKLLDEMRMSIRRKLLPIYRDFYNAHRNAVMLIGKEGGWNIRYTPEDMEYRLSELFTGKGISANRYVCTEDFCVVRTATTTRSLSCRRKTRSLSCRRF, encoded by the exons ATGAGAAGCAAGAGCggttttagtttcttctctAAGATTACTTCTTCGAGGAAGAGGCCTTCTTTCTCAGCACCTAGCAAGAGTTACGATTTGTCAGGGATCGACAAAACTATTGATAACGCTGCCGAGATCATCGAAAAATGGAACACCGAGTATGTTTcttctaacaatttttattctctgttttgCGAAAGCAAGCGTGAG GCTAAGAAGTTCGTGAGACGCGTCAAGGAACTACAGAATGCGATGGACTTATTGATTAGAGAAGATCCGAGTTCAGATCATCTTCTTAGAGCTCAAAGACTAATGCAAATCGCTATGAAACGGCTTCAAAAAGAGTTTCTCCAAATTCTATCAATGAATCGTGCGCATTTGGATCCTGAATCCATCTCCACTAGATCACCTACGTCTGTCGTATCCAACGATGAAGATGCTTGGCACGAGTATCGTTCTGTTGGAGATTCGATCATGGAAGTTGAGGAGGTGTCAAAGAACTCTAGGACAGAGCTCAAGTCCATTGCAGAGTGCATGATCTCCACGGGTTACGCTAAAGAGTGTGCCAATACTTATAAATCCATCAGAAAATCGATAGTTGACGAATCCATTTACCGTCTAGGAGTTGAGAAATTAAGCTCGTCCAAGGCGAAGAAGATGCCATATGAGGTTGTTGAGTTGAAGACGAAGAGATGGATTGAGGCAGTTAAGGTCTCGATGAAGACTCTCTTCATTAGCGAAAAGACTCTATGCGATGAAGTTTTTGAATCCTCTGCTTCTCTTAGAGAGTCTTGTTTTAGAGATATCTCTAAGGAAGGAGCTCTGCTTCTGTTTGGGTTCCCTGAAACCGTTGCCGTGAGAGACAAGAAAAACCCACATATGAAGAAGATTTTTCCGTTGCTAGATATGTATTGCATGATCACAGAGAAATTACTTGCCATCGAAGCTATCTTCTCGTTTCCATCAATTTCGGCTGTTCGAACTCAAGCTCACAGCTCTCTTACTCGTCTTAGTGAGTCGATTCTTTCAAATCTGGCTGAGTTTGAATCTGATATACGTAAAGACACGTCGAAGACGATGGTTCGTGGTGGAGGTGTTCATCCAATGACTATCTCCGTCATGGATCACATCTCTCGACTCTCGGAATACAGTAGCTCACTCATGGATATTCTCAACGGATCACCATCATCCTCTCCTGATAAATCATTGCTTCCGAAATCTTACTTCAACGTCATGGAATCCGAAGGCTCTCCATCGTCGGAACTAAAAGTAAGATTCGCGTGGCTCATTCTCGTCCTCCTTTGCAAAATAGATGGCAAAGCTGAGATGTATAAAGAATTCTCCATGCAATATCTATTCTTAACCAACAATCTCCAATACGTGGTCTCACGTGCTCGCTCCACGAACCTGAAGCAGCTCCTCGGGGACGACTGGATCACGAGACATTTTGAGAAAGTTAAGCAGTTCGCTAGAAGCTACGAGCGGTTAGCGTGGGATCCACTAGTGTCGATGTGTCCGACGATTAGTACTTGCGAGGCAGTTGGTATGTCGCAAGAGGAAGCGAAGATGCAATCAGAAAAGTTCAACGAGAGCTTTGAGAAGACATGCGAGGCACAAAGCGAATGCGTCATACCGGATCGGAAACTGTTGGACGAGATGAGAATGTCCATCAGGAGAAAGCTCTTGCCGATATACCGCGATTTTTACAACGCGCATAGAAACGCCGTTATGTTGATAGGTAAAGAAGGTGGATGGAATATCCGATATACCCCTGAAGATATGGAATACCGCTTGTCGGAGCTCTTTACCGGGAAGGGTATTTCGGCTAATCGATATGTTTGTACGGAAGATTTCTGTGTTGTTAGAACTGCTACTACTACTCGATCTTTGTCATGCAGAAGAAAGACTCGATCTTTGTCATGCAGAAGATTTtga